The following coding sequences lie in one Mycobacterium sp. Z3061 genomic window:
- a CDS encoding alkane 1-monooxygenase — translation MTTQIDGTPEVPVYEWRDKKRYLWLMGLIAPTALFVMLPVIWGLNQLGWHSAAQLPLWIGPFLVYILLPLLDLRFGPDGQNPPDEVMERLENDKYYRYCTYIYIPFQYASVVLGAYLFTASNLHWLGYEGGLGWLGKVGVALSVGVLGGVGINTAHEMGHKKDSLERWLSKITLAQTAYGHFYIEHNRGHHVRVSTPEDPASARFGETFWEFLPRSVIGSARSSVHLEAQRIRRLGKSPWDPRTYLGNDVLNAWAMTVVLFGALIAAFGVSVIPFLVIQAIFGFSLLEAVNYLEHYGLLRQKNANGRYERCAPVHSWNSDHIVTNLFLYHLQRHSDHHANPTRRYQTLRSMEGAPNLPSGYASMISLTYFPPLWRKVMDHRVLDHYDGDITKVNVQPRLRKKLLAKYGVAA, via the coding sequence ATGACCACACAAATCGACGGCACTCCGGAGGTGCCGGTGTACGAATGGCGCGACAAGAAGCGCTATCTGTGGCTGATGGGATTGATCGCCCCGACGGCGCTGTTCGTGATGCTGCCGGTGATCTGGGGGCTGAACCAGCTCGGCTGGCACTCCGCGGCGCAGCTGCCGCTGTGGATCGGGCCGTTCCTGGTCTACATCCTGTTGCCGCTGCTGGACCTGCGGTTCGGTCCGGACGGGCAGAACCCCCCGGACGAGGTCATGGAGCGGCTGGAGAACGACAAGTACTACCGCTACTGCACCTATATCTACATCCCGTTCCAGTACGCCAGCGTGGTCCTGGGCGCCTACCTGTTCACCGCGTCGAACCTGCACTGGCTGGGTTATGAAGGCGGACTGGGCTGGCTGGGCAAGGTCGGCGTGGCGCTCTCGGTGGGCGTGCTCGGCGGCGTCGGCATCAACACCGCGCACGAGATGGGCCACAAGAAGGACTCGCTGGAGCGCTGGCTGTCCAAGATCACCCTGGCGCAGACCGCGTACGGCCACTTCTACATCGAGCACAACCGCGGTCACCACGTCCGCGTTTCCACCCCGGAGGACCCCGCCTCGGCCCGCTTCGGTGAGACGTTCTGGGAATTCCTGCCCCGCAGCGTCATCGGCAGCGCCCGCTCCTCGGTTCACCTGGAGGCGCAGCGCATCCGCCGGCTCGGCAAGAGCCCCTGGGACCCGCGTACCTACCTGGGCAACGACGTGCTGAACGCCTGGGCGATGACCGTGGTGCTGTTCGGCGCGCTGATCGCGGCCTTCGGGGTGAGCGTGATCCCGTTCCTGGTCATCCAGGCGATCTTCGGTTTCAGCCTGCTGGAAGCCGTCAACTACCTCGAGCACTACGGACTGTTGCGGCAGAAGAACGCCAACGGCCGGTACGAGCGCTGCGCCCCGGTGCACAGCTGGAACTCCGACCACATCGTCACCAACCTGTTCCTGTACCACCTGCAGCGGCACAGCGACCACCACGCCAACCCCACGCGCCGCTACCAGACGCTGCGCAGCATGGAGGGTGCGCCCAACCTGCCCAGCGGGTACGCGTCGATGATCTCGCTGACCTACTTCCCGCCGCTGTGGCGCAAGGTGATGGACCACCGGGTGCTGGACCACTACGACGGCGACATCACCAAGGTGAACGTGCAGCCCCGGCTGCGGAAGAAGCTGCTCGCCAAGTACGGAGTGGCAGCATGA
- a CDS encoding rubredoxin has translation MSAAYKCPVCDYRYDEAKGDAREGFPAGTGWDQVPDDWTCPDCAVREKPDFELVQEG, from the coding sequence ATGAGCGCGGCCTACAAGTGCCCCGTCTGCGACTACCGCTATGACGAGGCCAAAGGCGATGCCCGCGAAGGTTTCCCGGCCGGCACCGGCTGGGACCAGGTCCCCGATGACTGGACTTGTCCGGACTGCGCCGTCCGCGAGAAGCCCGATTTCGAACTAGTCCAGGAAGGATGA
- a CDS encoding rubredoxin: MSDYKLYQCVQCGFEYDEELGWPEDGIAPGTRWDDIPEDWSCPDCGAAKSDFVMVEVARS, from the coding sequence ATGAGTGACTACAAGCTCTACCAGTGCGTGCAGTGCGGTTTCGAGTACGACGAGGAGCTGGGCTGGCCGGAAGACGGCATCGCGCCCGGCACCCGGTGGGACGACATCCCCGAGGACTGGAGCTGCCCGGACTGCGGTGCCGCGAAGTCGGACTTCGTGATGGTGGAGGTCGCCCGGTCATGA